From the Conger conger chromosome 14, fConCon1.1, whole genome shotgun sequence genome, one window contains:
- the LOC133109461 gene encoding odorant receptor 131-2-like, whose amino-acid sequence MNISADSSMQKNMSFSMVMVPFQIVVTKNVIVVILCITINYINGTLVHTFFRHEIFKENPRYILFIHLVLNDMIQLIISALLHVVSYIFFKINASFCCILLIVLIFTTLNTPLNLAGMAFECYIAVCNPLRHTQICTVSRTYILICIIWAVGAISVLSDLFLLLATESNQFFLSTILCHREHLFHHAFMKNKRDISHAICLSFVWLILVFTYFKILFAAKAVNKDARKARNTILLHAAQLLLCMSTYIGPPLQNLIMYISPINVPHKRFIMYLIIHILPRFLSPILYGLRDKSFRKYFKRYFLCNAKVV is encoded by the coding sequence ATGAACATATCAGCAGACAGCAGCATGCAAAAGAACATGTCCTTCTCCATGGTGATGGTCCCATTTCAGATTGTTGTGACCAAGAACGTGATTGTGGTGATACTCTGCATCACCATCAACTACATCAATGGCACCTTAGTCCACACCTTCTTCAGGCATGAGATCTTCAAAGAGAACCCACGTTATATACTCTTCATCCATCTGGTCCTCAATGACATGATCCAGTTGATCATTAGTGCTTTGCTGCATGTGGTTAGCTACATCTTTTTCAAAATCAATGCCTCATTCTGCTGCATTCTCCTGATAGTCCTCATcttcacaacactcaacaccccGCTGAACCTGGCTGGCATGGCCTTTGAGTGCTATATCGCTGTCTGCAACCCACTGCGCCACACCCAGATCTGCACCGTGAGTAGGACCTACATCCTCATCTGCATCATCTGGGCCGTGGGGGCCATCTCCGTCCTGTCAGATCTGTTTCTGCTCTTGGCGACAGAGTCCAATCAGTTCTTCCTGTCCACCATCCTCTGCCACCGGGAACACCTGTTCCACCACGCTTTCATGAAGAACAAGAGGGACATCTCCCATGCCATCTGCCTGTCATTTGTCTGGTTAATCCTGGTCTTCACTTACTTTAAGATTCTGTTTGCAGCCAAGGCTGTGAACAAAGATGCCAGGAAAGCACGCAACACCATCCTCCTGCATGCTGCACAACTCCTCTTGTGCATGTCAACCTACATCGGTCCTCCTTTACAGAACTTGATCATGTACATTTCTCCTATTAATGTGCCACATAAGCGATTCATCATGTATCtcataattcatattttgcCAAGGTTTCTCAGCCCCATCTTATACGGCCTCAGAGACAAATCCTTCCGGAAGTATTTCAAGAGGTACTTTTTGTGTAATGCAAAGGTTGTATAA
- the LOC133109460 gene encoding odorant receptor 131-2-like: MNISADSSMQKNMSFSMLMVPFEIAVTKNVIVVILCITINYINGTLVHTFFRHEIFKENPRYILFILLVLNDMIQLIISALLHVISYIFFKVNVSFCCFLLIIAMFTTLNTPLNLAGMAFECYIAVCNPLRHTQICTVSRTYILIGIIWAVGAISVLSDLFLLLATESTEFFLSTILCHRDYLFRHAFMKKKRDISHAICLLFVWFILVFTYFNILFAAKAVNKDVRKARNTILLHAAQLLLCMFTYIGNPLEALLRYISPMNIRDLKFLIYLIIHILPRFLSPILYGLRDKSFRKYLKSNVFLCNVKVTCHCKKVSISDHPE, from the coding sequence ATGAACATCTCAGCAGACAGCAGCATGCAAAAGAACATGTCCTTCTCCATGTTGATGGTCCCATTTGAGATTGCTGTCACCAAGAATGTGATTGTGGTGATACTCTGCATCACCATTAACTACATCAATGGCACCTTAGTCCACACCTTCTTCAGGCATGAGATCTTCAAAGAGAACCCACGTTATATCCTCTTCATCCTTCTGGTCCTCAATGACATGATCCAGTTGATCATTAGTGCTTTGCTACATGTGATCAGCTACATCTTTTTCAAAGTCAATGTCTCATTCTGCTGCTTCCTCCTGATAATTGCCATgttcacaacactcaacaccccGCTGAACCTGGCTGGCATGGCCTTTGAGTGCTATATCGCTGTCTGCAACCCACTGCGCCACACCCAGATCTGCACCGTGAGTAGGACCTACATCCTCATCGGCATCATCTGGGCCGTGGGGGCCATCTCCGTCCTGTCAGATCTATTTCTGCTCCTGGCGACAGAGTCCACTGAGTTCTTCCTGTCCACCATCCTCTGCCACAGGGACTACCTGTTCCGTCACGCTTTCATGAAGAAGAAGAGGGACATCTCCCATGCCATCTGCCTGTTATTTGTCTGGTTCATCCTGGTCTTCACTTATTTTAATATCCTGTTTGCCGCCAAGGCTGTGAACAAGGATGTCAGGAAAGCACGCAACACCATCCTCCTGCATGCTGCACAGCTCCTCTTGTGCATGTTCACCTATATAGGTAATCCTTTAGAGGCCTTGCTCAGGTACATTTCTCCCATGAATATACGGGATTTGAAATTCCTCATCTATCtcataattcatattttgcCAAGATTTCTCAGCCCCATCCTATATGGCCTTAGAGACAAATCCTTCCGGAAGTATTTGAAGagcaatgtgtttttgtgtaatgtGAAGGTAACTTGTCACTGCAAAAAGGTGTCTATATCAGATCACCCGGAGTAA